The following coding sequences lie in one Oryctolagus cuniculus chromosome 7, mOryCun1.1, whole genome shotgun sequence genomic window:
- the C7H1orf210 gene encoding type III endosome membrane protein TEMP — protein sequence MNEANQTQVGPSEFPTASATAAGPGSGGRAWPVLVGVVLGAVVLSVLVAVAAKCHLCRRYRASYQHRPLPGTRGDRRPEVGEIEDDDGFIEDNYIQPGASELGTEGNRDPFSL from the exons ATGAATGAGGCAAACCAGA CCCAAGTGGGGCCCTCGGAGTTCCCCACAGCATCAGCCACAGCTGCCGGACCAGGCTCTGGGGGCCGGGCATGGCCTGTGCTGGTAGGGGTTGTGCTGGGGGCCGTGGTCCTCTCTGTCCTCGTCGCAGTTGCTGCCAAATGCCACCTGTGCCGCCGCTACCGTGCCAGCTACCAGCACCGCCCGCTGCCCGGGACAAGGGGGGACCGCCGCCCAGAGGTGGGTGAGATCGAGGATGATGATGGCTTCATCGAGGACAATTACATTCAGCCGGGAGCCagcgagctggggacagagggcaACAGGGACCCCTTCTCCCTCTGA
- the TMEM125 gene encoding transmembrane protein 125, with product MSEQVAQAPGARGLPQDVLAEQVELWWSQQPRRSALCFAVAVGLVAGCGAGGVVLLSSTSSRSGEWRLAAGTVLCLLALLVLVKQLMSSAIQDMNCIRQPHHVALLRSGGGADALVVLLSGLVLLVTGLTLAGLAAAPAPARPLAAMLSVGIALAALGALLLLGLLLYEVGVSGYCPLGRGTAPSPHNGHSGHSGHSSIFSISGQLSAGQRHETTSSIANLI from the coding sequence ATGTCCGAACAAGTGGCTCAAGCCCCAGGGGCCCGGGGGCTGCCCCAAGATGTGCTGGCAGAGCAAGTGGAGCTGTGGTGGTCCCAGCAGCCACGGCGCTCGGCGCTCTGCTTCGCTGTGGCCGTGGGCCTTGTGGCGGGCTGCGGGGCGGGCGGCGTGGTGCTGCTGTCCTCCACCAGCAGCCGCTCCGGCGAGTGGCGCCTGGCAGCGGGCACCGTGCTCtgcctgctggccctgctggtgCTGGTGAAGCAGCTGATGAGCTCGGCCATACAGGACATGAACTGCATTCGCCAGCCCCACCACGTGGCCCTGCTGCGCAGTGGCGGGGGCGCCGACGCCCTTGTGGTGCTGCTCAGCGGCCTCGTGCTGCTGGTCACCGGCCTGACCCTGGCTGGGCTGGCCGCCGCCCCTGCGCCTGCCCGGCCGCTGGCTGCCATGCTGTCTGTGGGCATTGCCCTGGCTGCCTTGGGCGCGCTCTTGCTGCTGGGCCTGCTGCTGTATGAGGTGGGCGTGAGTGGATACTGCCCCCTTGGCAGGGGCACCGCCCCCTCTCCCCACaacggccacagcggccacagcggccacagCAGCATCTTCAGCATCTCAGGACAGCTGTCTGCTGGCCAGCGTCACGAGACCACGTCCAGCATCGCCAACCTCATCTGA